A window of the Zerene cesonia ecotype Mississippi chromosome 12, Zerene_cesonia_1.1, whole genome shotgun sequence genome harbors these coding sequences:
- the LOC119830699 gene encoding protein FAM117B-like isoform X2: MSGRVRKQTDCPVGKQGPMRATLPVSSIMKQGGGFKKNAGNSPTLSPTNVWRRISPDHALSGQRSPGAVNYKGKGRFGSSVIRRTASLDTLYQKGQWSRDYYLHAGQLQVDKSTQTDDGGGVSGRSSRGSDDDKLDRFLRSRLQRPHKPSGSGDYSSHSMSPGLWSRFGGGGVPLRATRSSVEGLNQEIERLVLCPASGTQTPHLDRLRDKVTPEGHRAPLAELLRRSVNTQTPHDLCHTAHSSGGSVCSSPDLDGSKLGTSPQINRFLAREPPDGCEKVNLKAGEGSYTEALSVMKPSAPGFTLRPSLGSAFQPLQPAQPSPPHTPHTPQVQHSPHTPQMPHAPHPPQ, from the exons ATGTCGGGTCGAGTAAGAAAACAAACTGACTGCCCTGTGGGCAAGCAGGGTCCCATGAGAGCGACCTTGCCGGTGTCTTCGATTATGAAGCAAGGCGGCGGATTTAAAAAGAATGCTGGCAATAGCCCCACTCTGTCACCCACAAATGTTTGGCGGCGGATTTCCCCCGATCACGCTCTTTCCGGCCAAAGGAGTCCGGGTGCTGTCAACTACAaag GTAAAGGCAGATTTGGATCCAGTGTAATCAGACGCACAGCTTCATTAGATACATTGTATCAAAAAGGACAATGGTCAAGAGATTATTACTTACATGCTGGACAACTGCAAGTTGATAAATCCACTCAA ACTGATGATGGTGGTGGTGTATCTGGTCGATCATCAAGGGGTTCAGATGATGATAAGCTGGACCGTTTCCTTAGGAGTCGTTTACAAAGACCTCACAAACCTTCTGGATCTGGAGATTACTCATCCCATTCTATGAGCCCTGGGCTTT gGTCTCGATTCGGCGGCGGTGGTGTTCCTCTGAGGGCGACACGGTCTTCTGTAGAAGGGCTGAATCAAGAAATCGAAAGACTTGTACTGTGTCCTGCTAGCGGCACCCAGACTCCACATCTTGATCGGCTAAGAGATAAG GTAACACCTGAAGGTCACCGAGCACCACTAGCCGAACTCCTGCGACGCTCTGTTAACACACAAACTCCACACGATCTTTGTCATACCGCACATTCTTCAG gtgGAAGTGTTTGTTCATCACCTGATCTTGATGGATCTAAGCTTGGTACATCACCCCAGATCAATAGATTCTTAGCGCGTGAACCACCAGATGGTTGTGAAAAg GTGAACCTGAAAGCCGGCGAGGGCTCGTACACCGAGGCGCTGTCCGTGATGAAGCCGTCGGCGCCGGGCTTCACACTGCGGCCGTCTCTCGGCTCGGCGTTCCAGCCGCTGCAGCCCGCGCAGCCGTCGCCGCCGCACACGCCGCACACGCCGCAAGTGCAGCACTCGCCGCACACGCCGCAAATGCCGCACGCGCCTCACCCGCCTCAATGA
- the LOC119830699 gene encoding protein FAM117B-like isoform X1, producing the protein MSGRVRKQTDCPVGKQGPMRATLPVSSIMKQGGGFKKNAGNSPTLSPTNVWRRISPDHALSGQRSPGAVNYKGKGRFGSSVIRRTASLDTLYQKGQWSRDYYLHAGQLQVDKSTQTDDGGGVSGRSSRGSDDDKLDRFLRSRLQRPHKPSGSGDYSSHSMSPGLWSRFGGGGVPLRATRSSVEGLNQEIERLVLCPASGTQTPHLDRLRDKVTPEGHRAPLAELLRRSVNTQTPHDLCHTAHSSDPPSRGSLSSAGSAELLATGGSVCSSPDLDGSKLGTSPQINRFLAREPPDGCEKVNLKAGEGSYTEALSVMKPSAPGFTLRPSLGSAFQPLQPAQPSPPHTPHTPQVQHSPHTPQMPHAPHPPQ; encoded by the exons ATGTCGGGTCGAGTAAGAAAACAAACTGACTGCCCTGTGGGCAAGCAGGGTCCCATGAGAGCGACCTTGCCGGTGTCTTCGATTATGAAGCAAGGCGGCGGATTTAAAAAGAATGCTGGCAATAGCCCCACTCTGTCACCCACAAATGTTTGGCGGCGGATTTCCCCCGATCACGCTCTTTCCGGCCAAAGGAGTCCGGGTGCTGTCAACTACAaag GTAAAGGCAGATTTGGATCCAGTGTAATCAGACGCACAGCTTCATTAGATACATTGTATCAAAAAGGACAATGGTCAAGAGATTATTACTTACATGCTGGACAACTGCAAGTTGATAAATCCACTCAA ACTGATGATGGTGGTGGTGTATCTGGTCGATCATCAAGGGGTTCAGATGATGATAAGCTGGACCGTTTCCTTAGGAGTCGTTTACAAAGACCTCACAAACCTTCTGGATCTGGAGATTACTCATCCCATTCTATGAGCCCTGGGCTTT gGTCTCGATTCGGCGGCGGTGGTGTTCCTCTGAGGGCGACACGGTCTTCTGTAGAAGGGCTGAATCAAGAAATCGAAAGACTTGTACTGTGTCCTGCTAGCGGCACCCAGACTCCACATCTTGATCGGCTAAGAGATAAG GTAACACCTGAAGGTCACCGAGCACCACTAGCCGAACTCCTGCGACGCTCTGTTAACACACAAACTCCACACGATCTTTGTCATACCGCACATTCTTCAG ATCCACCGTCCCGAGGGTCACTGTCGAGCGCCGGCTCTGCCGAGCTTCTAGCCACAG gtgGAAGTGTTTGTTCATCACCTGATCTTGATGGATCTAAGCTTGGTACATCACCCCAGATCAATAGATTCTTAGCGCGTGAACCACCAGATGGTTGTGAAAAg GTGAACCTGAAAGCCGGCGAGGGCTCGTACACCGAGGCGCTGTCCGTGATGAAGCCGTCGGCGCCGGGCTTCACACTGCGGCCGTCTCTCGGCTCGGCGTTCCAGCCGCTGCAGCCCGCGCAGCCGTCGCCGCCGCACACGCCGCACACGCCGCAAGTGCAGCACTCGCCGCACACGCCGCAAATGCCGCACGCGCCTCACCCGCCTCAATGA